Part of the Deltaproteobacteria bacterium genome, AAGGCCATAGGGAGGATCAGGATCACCGAATAGAGATCTTCGGAATAGCCTTTAAAGGAATAAATAAAATTGAGGAAGCCGGGGTAACGAAGGAGTTGGAGAGAGATCCATTGGGAAAAGAAGACCGCCAGCAGGACATAACCGACGAAAAAAAAGAGATAGAAAAGGAGATGCTTTTTTCGTACATGTCCTATCTCATGGGCTACGACGCCTATCAGTTCCTCCGGTTCCAGAAGATCCAGCAAAGCCGGGGTAATTAACAGATATCGAAACCGTTTGACCAGACCCATGACCCCGGCAGTCAGCATCTTACCGCCAAAAGCCGGCCAGAGGAAAATCTCCCGGAAAGGGGAGCCCATTTCCTGGCTGAAGCTTATAAGCATTTTTTGTCTCGGGCCATCCGGGATAGGCCGGCATTGCCACCAGGTCTTGATCAGAAAAGGGAAAAAAATGGACAGGACTATTAAAAATATTAAGACATAGAGCATTTCCCCTATCGGTTTATTCAAAAAGGTGCGCAGCCCGGGACCGGCCAACAAATCAATCAGGTCCGAAAGCAACGTAATAAAGAACCATGGAAATAATATGGGCAAATTAAACTGGAACTGGGACCGAAGATAGGGGCCTTTAGCCTGAGTGGAACGGAAGATTGATTCCTGGGCCGGATAGCCCAGGACCCAGATCAGGGCCACATGGGCGAGATAGAGGCTGATACCCAACCCTCCCTCCAGAGAAGAAAACCGGCTGATACCTGGAATCAGAGCAACTAAGGATTTGAAATCCAGGAGGTAGATTTCAAAGGCAAAAAAGACCAGGGCAAGGATCATCAGATATTGAGTGGTCTGCTGAACCCCCCGCTGTAAGACATAGGACTCCTGCCGGCTATGGAGGGAAAGCAGATAAAGTCGATGAAATCTTCTCCAGGTTTCCAGGCCAAAGAGGGTCAAAAACAGTAAGATCATGCCGGCATTGACCCAAAGATCGAAGACCGGAAGCCTTGGACCCAAGGTGCGGGTATGATATATCAACAGGGCTAAAATAAAAAAGATAATATTGTTGAACATAGGTTTCTTAGGGTACAGACAAGTCCGGAAGATGTCAAGAAAGGGGTTCGGCAAGGGGAGGAACCTTGACATTATCCATGTTTGAGTTTATTTTAAAAGACATAAAAATTTAAAAAAGAGGCACAATAGATTCCTATGATGAATTCTAACTTTCGGGCCCCCATACGAAAAAATAAAAGACCGGCCCAATATGACCAATTCGAAGCCACCGAACTGTATTGCCCAAGGTGCCGACAGGCTATGCCGGTCCGTAAAAGGCTGTTGCTGGTTCTGCCGGAAGGGGACAAGTATGAATATCGATGTGCGGCCTGTCTGACCACTGTGGGCGATAAGATAGAAAAAAACAGCGAGGGAGTCAGGCTGGTTGTGGAGTAATTTAGTACGAAAATAGAAAAATTCAGGCTATCGGCACAAGGCTATAGGCTATAGGCGAATAAAAACCCATAAACCCGTTTAACCATGCCCATCGTCCCTGAAAAATATTTTCGTGCATCTTGGCGCCC contains:
- a CDS encoding M48 family metalloprotease; this translates as MFNNIIFFILALLIYHTRTLGPRLPVFDLWVNAGMILLFLTLFGLETWRRFHRLYLLSLHSRQESYVLQRGVQQTTQYLMILALVFFAFEIYLLDFKSLVALIPGISRFSSLEGGLGISLYLAHVALIWVLGYPAQESIFRSTQAKGPYLRSQFQFNLPILFPWFFITLLSDLIDLLAGPGLRTFLNKPIGEMLYVLIFLIVLSIFFPFLIKTWWQCRPIPDGPRQKMLISFSQEMGSPFREIFLWPAFGGKMLTAGVMGLVKRFRYLLITPALLDLLEPEELIGVVAHEIGHVRKKHLLFYLFFFVGYVLLAVFFSQWISLQLLRYPGFLNFIYSFKGYSEDLYSVILILPMAFGLILYFRFLFGFFMRNFERQADLFALEILGSPWPLIRSLEKIGLASGQSRNLPSWHHFSIAQRVEFLEQVHSHPDLARRHQKNIYWAMGLFFFLLIGLGLYGIKERIWVSAGVTDDPKVLEALLIQELRSRPEDPKILMALATIYHEGKKYQKARELFETILQKDPKNYWALNNLAWLLATGKEPPLYQPRKALSLAREAAALKPDPVILDTLAEAYFVNGRPDLALQITRQVLAMHPVNLSYYQAQEERFRRAVKK
- a CDS encoding cytoplasmic protein; the protein is MNSNFRAPIRKNKRPAQYDQFEATELYCPRCRQAMPVRKRLLLVLPEGDKYEYRCAACLTTVGDKIEKNSEGVRLVVE